The Drosophila nasuta strain 15112-1781.00 chromosome 2R, ASM2355853v1, whole genome shotgun sequence genome segment GTAActataaaaattatgtatCTCCAATTTCTTGAGGATGATTCCAACCGTAACAGCTGGGTGTACTAATGTTGTCGAATGATATTCGCGGATTCGAATAAGAAGCCTTAAAAATTCTTCAATGGATGGCGGTGCTATAAGGAAACGTTTATGCGAATGTGGCGCTAAGTCACCAAGTGTCGTTAAATTCCTATGGATATCTCTATGCCTTGCATCTGTGTAATTTCCACTTTCACGATacttaaaaaagaaaataatttaaataaagaatgtTATAATCAAATTGCTCGCATACATCTGGAATACGAATCATAATCGCCAATACAGCTAATCCATCGGGATGTAAAATAGCTTCTTgcattgtattgtatattgaaCGACGATGAACCACATGGATCTCCACATCGTAGCGCCGTCCATTTATTATATGCTCAGCTCCTTTACTGACCATGGATCCCCAGTGGAAATGAAGCTCTTCCGCTATGTATGTACCTTTAAGATCAGCACCACTTACTTCTAAATTTTCAGAAAATCTTGTTTTCCCAATTTTAAAGCTGcctatatttcaaaattatgatAACAGTCAGATAAATAACTATAATTAGCTTACATGAATACCCAGTATTTTTCAATACTGACGGTTTTCCGAAATGTTCAAagtaattttgaaaatttaggTTTGGTAATCGCTTATGTTCGctctataaatgaaaattatgttgctttaattcaaattaatctCGTTCTAAACTCACAGATCTTTTCGACAATTCAATGGGAGATTGACTTTTTCCGGTTTTGCATAATCCTTCCCAATCTCTACCATTCTGGTCATGATTCCAATGaactatattattaaatgcaaaaattaatttattttaaatacattatgttaataataaaagctTACTCATGTGCGTGTTACGTCCCGTATCAATATGAACTCCATGTGTCGAGGCAAAAAGCAATAGTATCCAAAGTTGACAAAATAATTTCgacatttttaatgttttaacaATGActtttacaacaaaataaccAACTGTTGAGGTGACTTATTTACAACTGAGTTCTTAATCTCACTTCATTTTAGAtaaaagcgaagcgaagacgttcttatttatttacggctgacaacaataaaaagtcGCAAGACCGATAATAGGCGAACAGTCGTGAAGTAACATTATATCattcttaaattttaactATGAATAGAAAATGATAACagaaatactataaaatagtAATATACAGTATAAGGTGCACATTTGAATTCAAAAGATTACTTTGAGTTAGAAGTATTTAcgtataaattgt includes the following:
- the LOC132785883 gene encoding carbonic anhydrase 3-like isoform X2 encodes the protein MIHWNHDQNGRDWEGLCKTGKSQSPIELSKRSSEHKRLPNLNFQNYFEHFGKPSVLKNTGYSCSFKIGKTRFSENLEVSGADLKGTYIAEELHFHWGSMVSKGAEHIINGRRYDVEIHVVHRRSIYNTMQEAILHPDGLAVLAIMIRIPDYRESGNYTDARHRDIHRNLTTLGDLAPHSHKRFLIAPPSIEEFLRLLIRIREYHSTTLVHPAVTVGIILKKLEIHNFYSYHGSLTTPDCQESVHWIVFREPLIVKLNPIFNIFLLRNVDRKNVLNNFRVSQPIYNRKIIYNI
- the LOC132785883 gene encoding carbonic anhydrase 3-like isoform X1; translation: MSKLFCQLWILLLFASTHGVHIDTGRNTHMIHWNHDQNGRDWEGLCKTGKSQSPIELSKRSSEHKRLPNLNFQNYFEHFGKPSVLKNTGYSCSFKIGKTRFSENLEVSGADLKGTYIAEELHFHWGSMVSKGAEHIINGRRYDVEIHVVHRRSIYNTMQEAILHPDGLAVLAIMIRIPDYRESGNYTDARHRDIHRNLTTLGDLAPHSHKRFLIAPPSIEEFLRLLIRIREYHSTTLVHPAVTVGIILKKLEIHNFYSYHGSLTTPDCQESVHWIVFREPLIVKLNPIFNIFLLRNVDRKNVLNNFRVSQPIYNRKIIYNI